One genomic segment of Arthrobacter sp. zg-Y1110 includes these proteins:
- the modB gene encoding molybdate ABC transporter permease subunit, with protein sequence MPLRTQEFEAASGSASAMSREARATTPAWLWLPAGIALLLCTGPVAALLLNVPWTSLPELLSSDAARTALGLSLATSACSTLLCVLLGLPLAVLLSKLEGPWIQLMRGILLIPLVLSPVVSGIALLYFWGRQGIAGKLLGAVGLDVGYSPAAVVIVQVFVSLPFFVVASLNSLSAVDRDLEMAAATSGAGPTAILRHITLPLALPGIVAGTLLAFARSLGEYGATITFAGSIEGSTRTLPLQIELSLNSNQPQAALGICLMLIALYLLVLLLARIATGRLLPR encoded by the coding sequence ATGCCCCTTAGGACGCAGGAATTCGAAGCGGCGTCCGGCTCGGCGTCTGCCATGAGCCGGGAGGCACGCGCCACGACGCCCGCCTGGCTGTGGCTGCCGGCCGGCATCGCCCTGCTCCTGTGCACCGGACCCGTCGCGGCGCTGCTGCTCAACGTCCCCTGGACGTCGCTGCCGGAACTGCTCAGCTCCGACGCGGCCCGCACTGCGCTGGGCCTCTCCCTGGCCACCTCGGCGTGCTCCACGCTGCTCTGCGTCCTGCTGGGGCTGCCGCTGGCCGTGCTGCTCAGCAAACTGGAGGGGCCATGGATCCAGCTGATGCGCGGAATCCTGCTGATCCCGCTGGTGCTCTCACCCGTTGTCTCCGGCATCGCCCTGCTGTATTTCTGGGGCCGGCAGGGGATTGCTGGAAAGCTGCTCGGCGCCGTGGGACTGGACGTGGGGTACTCGCCGGCCGCCGTCGTTATTGTCCAGGTATTTGTTTCCCTGCCCTTCTTCGTGGTCGCATCGCTGAACAGCCTGTCCGCCGTGGACCGGGACCTGGAAATGGCCGCCGCCACGTCCGGGGCAGGTCCCACCGCGATCCTGCGCCACATCACCTTGCCGCTGGCGCTGCCGGGCATCGTGGCGGGCACGTTGCTGGCCTTCGCCCGCTCGCTGGGCGAATACGGTGCCACCATCACCTTCGCGGGAAGCATTGAAGGGAGCACCCGGACCCTGCCGCTGCAGATCGAACTGAGCCTGAACTCCAACCAGCCCCAGGCGGCCCTGGGCATCTGCCTGATGCTTATTGCCCTGTACCTGCTGGTCCTGCTGCTGGCCCGCATCGCCACCGGACGGCTGCTGCCGCGATGA
- a CDS encoding molybdopterin-dependent oxidoreductase: MSTRERLTRGSAGGPERANRWWAAAAGLVAAGLGVAAGELLAAIASPSLSPVSAVGSVVIDAVPGPVKDAAINLFGTADKAALLVGMGLIIALAAAAAGVLELRRPPTGAAVLGLFGAAGLAAVLTRQQFSLLALLPPLAAAGVAVLVLRALTARIRDLAAAQTNDDAAVRRRTVLTSVGGGAAVALLGAALAGIARGGQVGVTALRETVRLPVPSRRAAAIPAGAELAVDGLAPLVTPAADFYRIDTALRVPLIDPAEWRLRITGMVDREVELDYSELLAAPLQESYVTLACVSNEVGGNLIGNARWLGMPVRDLLARAGVQPGADMVLSTSRDGWSASTPLEALTDDRDALLAVGMNGEPLPLEHGFPVRLVVPGLYGYVSATKWVTELRVTRFADETAYWTDRGWGERGPVKLSSRIDVPGRTPVSAGTVTVAGVAWAQHTGISAVQVRVDDGGWQDAELAPGISADTWRQYRIAVELAPGGHDIAVRAVDANGVRQAEEKRPVLPDGATGLHTIRVTVR; this comes from the coding sequence ATGAGTACCCGGGAACGGCTCACCCGGGGGTCTGCCGGCGGTCCGGAGCGGGCAAACCGGTGGTGGGCGGCGGCTGCAGGGCTGGTCGCCGCGGGACTCGGCGTGGCTGCCGGGGAGTTGCTCGCCGCCATAGCCAGCCCGTCACTGTCCCCGGTTTCCGCCGTCGGTTCGGTGGTCATCGATGCCGTTCCGGGCCCGGTCAAGGACGCCGCGATCAACCTCTTCGGGACGGCTGACAAGGCCGCGCTGCTGGTGGGGATGGGACTGATCATCGCGCTTGCCGCCGCCGCTGCCGGCGTCCTGGAACTGCGCCGTCCGCCGACGGGCGCGGCGGTGCTGGGACTCTTCGGGGCAGCCGGGCTGGCGGCAGTACTTACCCGGCAGCAGTTCTCGCTGCTGGCCCTCCTGCCGCCGCTAGCCGCTGCCGGCGTGGCCGTCCTGGTCCTGCGGGCACTCACGGCGCGGATCCGGGACCTGGCCGCGGCGCAGACGAACGACGACGCCGCGGTGCGGCGCCGTACGGTGCTCACCTCGGTGGGCGGGGGAGCGGCGGTGGCCCTGCTCGGTGCCGCGCTGGCCGGCATAGCCCGAGGGGGACAGGTGGGCGTCACGGCCCTGCGCGAAACGGTCCGGCTGCCGGTACCGTCCCGGCGTGCGGCAGCGATACCCGCCGGAGCCGAGCTCGCCGTCGACGGCCTGGCACCGCTGGTGACACCCGCTGCCGATTTTTACCGGATCGACACGGCCCTGAGGGTGCCGCTGATCGACCCGGCGGAGTGGCGGCTGCGGATCACCGGCATGGTGGACCGTGAAGTGGAACTGGACTACTCGGAACTCCTCGCTGCGCCGCTGCAGGAAAGTTACGTCACCCTCGCCTGTGTTTCCAACGAGGTGGGCGGGAACCTGATCGGCAACGCCCGGTGGCTGGGAATGCCCGTCAGGGACCTGCTGGCCAGGGCAGGGGTGCAGCCGGGTGCGGACATGGTGCTCTCCACGAGCCGGGACGGGTGGAGCGCTTCCACCCCTTTGGAGGCATTGACCGATGACCGGGATGCGCTGCTGGCCGTAGGCATGAACGGGGAACCGCTGCCGCTGGAACACGGCTTTCCCGTCCGGCTGGTTGTGCCCGGCCTGTATGGATACGTGTCTGCGACCAAGTGGGTCACCGAGCTGCGGGTCACCCGCTTCGCGGACGAGACGGCCTACTGGACGGACCGGGGCTGGGGCGAGCGCGGCCCGGTCAAGCTCTCCTCCCGCATCGACGTTCCCGGCCGTACACCGGTCTCCGCCGGCACGGTCACCGTGGCCGGCGTGGCGTGGGCGCAGCACACCGGCATCAGTGCCGTACAGGTGCGCGTGGACGACGGCGGCTGGCAGGACGCGGAGCTGGCTCCCGGGATCTCCGCAGATACGTGGCGGCAGTACCGGATCGCAGTGGAGCTGGCACCGGGCGGGCACGACATCGCGGTCCGGGCCGTGGACGCAAACGGCGTCCGGCAGGCGGAAGAAAAACGGCCAGTGCTTCCCGACGGAGCCACCGGACTGCATACAATTCGGGTGACGGTGCGCTGA
- the glp gene encoding gephyrin-like molybdotransferase Glp, whose product MSVEPAPQSVPAPAPAAPAGPRQVAAHRQAVEDLLRTWFQAHPPAHETVALNSAAGRLLATAVRAPGNLPPFTNSQMDGYAVRVADLAAAEDLPSAPGRVRLATAAPIPAGSAPPPLLPGTAAPVMTGAMLPEGADAVVPIEACTPNTFLPPGEPRSTVAVPAEVPAGQFVRREGSDIGAGTPALPAGAVLGPLQLGLLAALGLDRVTVRARPRVLLLTTGDEVIEPGRPLGPGQIHDANTTLLRSSLEEAGAEVLRSRILADSPQEFTDRLRADVNADAPDLVLTSGGISKGAYEVVRQGLASQDVAFLSVAMQPGGPQGIGTVDGVPFLGFPGNPVSSLVSFEMFLRPALTAVTGAPRPRAEVPARLTAPLGSPAGKHQVRRGRYTAGTVEPVGGPGSHLVHALASSNALISVPVGTEHLEAGAEVTVLLLE is encoded by the coding sequence ATGTCGGTAGAACCGGCTCCACAGAGTGTCCCGGCACCGGCACCCGCTGCTCCGGCCGGACCCCGGCAGGTAGCGGCGCACCGGCAAGCCGTGGAGGACCTCCTGCGGACCTGGTTCCAGGCGCATCCGCCCGCCCACGAGACCGTGGCACTGAACTCCGCAGCCGGGCGGCTCCTTGCCACCGCGGTGCGGGCACCGGGGAACCTGCCGCCCTTCACGAACTCGCAGATGGACGGTTACGCGGTCCGGGTTGCCGACCTCGCAGCAGCCGAGGACCTGCCGTCAGCCCCCGGCAGGGTCCGCCTGGCCACGGCCGCACCCATTCCGGCCGGTTCGGCACCGCCGCCGCTGCTCCCCGGCACGGCCGCACCCGTCATGACCGGTGCCATGCTGCCCGAGGGGGCCGACGCCGTCGTCCCGATCGAGGCCTGCACACCCAACACCTTCCTGCCCCCCGGGGAGCCCCGTAGCACCGTGGCCGTCCCCGCGGAGGTGCCCGCCGGGCAGTTTGTCCGCAGGGAAGGCAGCGATATCGGCGCGGGAACCCCGGCACTGCCCGCCGGAGCAGTGCTGGGTCCGCTGCAGCTGGGCCTGCTCGCGGCCCTCGGCCTGGACCGCGTCACCGTCCGGGCACGGCCGCGGGTGCTGCTGCTGACCACCGGAGACGAAGTCATTGAACCGGGCCGGCCGCTCGGGCCGGGCCAGATCCATGACGCGAACACCACCCTGCTCCGGAGTTCGCTCGAGGAGGCGGGCGCGGAGGTGCTGCGCTCCCGGATCCTGGCCGACTCCCCGCAGGAGTTCACCGACCGGCTCCGTGCCGACGTCAATGCTGACGCCCCGGACCTGGTCCTCACCTCGGGCGGCATCAGCAAGGGAGCCTACGAGGTGGTGCGCCAGGGCCTCGCCTCGCAGGACGTGGCGTTCCTGTCCGTGGCCATGCAGCCGGGCGGCCCGCAGGGCATCGGCACGGTCGACGGCGTCCCGTTCCTCGGGTTCCCGGGCAACCCGGTCAGCTCGCTGGTGTCCTTCGAGATGTTCCTGCGCCCGGCCCTGACGGCCGTCACCGGCGCGCCGCGGCCGCGGGCGGAAGTGCCCGCCCGGCTCACCGCCCCGCTCGGCAGTCCCGCCGGCAAGCACCAGGTGCGCCGCGGCCGGTACACGGCCGGAACGGTGGAGCCGGTGGGCGGGCCCGGGTCCCACCTGGTCCATGCCCTGGCCTCCTCCAACGCCCTGATCTCCGTCCCCGTGGGGACGGAGCACCTCGAGGCCGGCGCAGAAGTGACAGTATTGCTACTGGAATAA
- the moaC gene encoding cyclic pyranopterin monophosphate synthase MoaC — protein sequence MVDVSAKTETTRQATAQAVLRSTAEVVRLIADGGLPKGDALAVARVAGIMAAKQTSNLIPLCHPLPLTKVTVDFTPREGDVVVEATVKTKALTGVEMEALTAASVAALTLYDMIKAVDKHARITDIMVRAKSGGKSGDWAL from the coding sequence ATGGTGGATGTATCCGCCAAAACCGAAACCACGCGCCAGGCCACGGCACAGGCCGTGCTGCGCAGCACCGCCGAGGTGGTACGCCTGATCGCCGACGGCGGGCTGCCGAAGGGTGACGCACTCGCCGTGGCCCGGGTAGCCGGCATCATGGCCGCCAAGCAGACGTCCAACCTCATCCCGCTGTGCCATCCGCTGCCCCTGACGAAGGTCACCGTGGACTTCACCCCGCGGGAGGGCGACGTCGTCGTGGAAGCCACCGTGAAGACCAAGGCACTCACCGGCGTCGAAATGGAGGCGCTGACCGCAGCCTCCGTGGCCGCGCTGACGCTCTACGACATGATCAAGGCCGTCGACAAACATGCCCGCATCACCGACATCATGGTTCGGGCCAAGTCCGGCGGCAAAAGCGGAGACTGGGCGTTGTGA
- a CDS encoding molybdenum cofactor biosynthesis protein B, giving the protein MSTPSSRRTAGVLIASTRAAAGTYQDECGPLIADWLYALGYDIVLAEVVPDGVEVAASLQRILALEPSVLLTSGGTGLSPDDVTPESTEPLLDRHVPGVMEAIRAKGLASTPMAAISRGFAGTAGRTFVVNLPGSPAAVADGLAVLEPIIGHICGQLEGKREH; this is encoded by the coding sequence GTGAGCACTCCGTCATCCCGCCGCACCGCAGGGGTCCTGATCGCGTCCACCCGCGCCGCGGCCGGCACCTACCAGGATGAATGCGGCCCGCTGATTGCCGACTGGCTGTATGCCCTGGGCTATGACATCGTGCTGGCCGAAGTGGTGCCCGACGGCGTTGAGGTCGCCGCGTCGCTGCAGCGCATCCTCGCCCTCGAACCTTCGGTGCTGCTCACCAGTGGAGGCACCGGGCTCAGCCCGGACGACGTCACCCCCGAGTCCACCGAGCCCCTCCTGGACCGCCACGTGCCCGGAGTCATGGAAGCCATCCGTGCCAAGGGGCTGGCCTCGACGCCGATGGCCGCCATCAGCCGCGGGTTCGCCGGCACCGCCGGCCGCACCTTCGTGGTCAACCTGCCCGGTTCCCCGGCCGCGGTGGCTGACGGACTTGCCGTACTGGAACCGATCATCGGCCACATCTGCGGCCAGTTGGAAGGAAAGCGTGAACACTAG
- a CDS encoding molybdenum cofactor biosynthesis protein MoaE encodes MNTSEVVRATVSAEPLSSTEAEQNAWSPDCGAVVLFSGIVRNHDDGKSVTALAYSAHPTAQSVLGEVAAAIAAKYDGVRIWVAHRTGDLDIGDAALVAAVASAHRGTAFAACSELVDTVKANVPIWKEQGFTDGSTEWVGVSDRP; translated from the coding sequence GTGAACACTAGCGAAGTGGTCCGTGCCACCGTCTCCGCCGAGCCGCTGAGCAGCACCGAGGCCGAACAGAACGCATGGTCGCCGGACTGCGGCGCCGTGGTCCTCTTCAGCGGCATCGTCCGCAACCACGACGACGGCAAGTCCGTCACGGCACTTGCCTACAGCGCCCACCCCACGGCACAGTCCGTGCTGGGCGAGGTGGCCGCCGCAATCGCGGCGAAGTACGACGGCGTCCGGATCTGGGTGGCCCACCGCACCGGAGACCTGGACATCGGCGACGCGGCCCTCGTGGCTGCCGTCGCCTCGGCCCACCGCGGCACCGCGTTTGCGGCCTGCTCCGAGCTCGTGGACACGGTCAAGGCGAACGTGCCCATCTGGAAGGAGCAGGGCTTCACGGACGGCAGCACCGAGTGGGTGGGCGTCAGCGACCGGCCCTGA
- the dapB gene encoding 4-hydroxy-tetrahydrodipicolinate reductase has product MSEKLAVAVLGAAGRMGSEAVAAVEAAEDMELVAALGRTDPLETLVSAGARYVVDLTVPDSTEANVRFAVEHGMHAVVGTTGWDAERLGRLAELLETSPATGVLIAPNFALGSVLASAFAAKAARYFESVELIELHHPDKVDAPSGTAVRTAQLIAAARAEAGVAPSPDATAKALPGARGAEVDGVHVHSVRLRGLVAHQEVLLGGPGEQLTIRHDSFDRASFMPGVLLGLRQVAGHPGLTVGLDGYLNLND; this is encoded by the coding sequence ATGAGCGAAAAACTTGCCGTAGCGGTCCTCGGTGCCGCAGGCCGCATGGGGTCCGAGGCCGTTGCCGCCGTCGAGGCCGCCGAAGACATGGAACTCGTTGCAGCGCTGGGCCGTACCGACCCGCTGGAAACCCTCGTCTCGGCCGGTGCCCGGTACGTAGTGGACCTGACCGTGCCGGACAGCACCGAGGCCAACGTCCGCTTCGCCGTCGAGCACGGCATGCACGCCGTCGTCGGCACCACCGGATGGGACGCCGAGCGGTTGGGCCGCCTGGCGGAGCTGCTGGAAACGTCCCCCGCCACCGGTGTGCTCATCGCGCCGAACTTCGCCCTCGGCTCGGTGCTGGCCTCGGCCTTCGCAGCCAAGGCCGCCCGCTACTTCGAATCGGTGGAACTGATTGAGCTGCACCACCCGGACAAGGTGGATGCCCCCTCGGGAACGGCCGTACGCACCGCCCAGCTGATCGCCGCCGCGCGCGCTGAGGCCGGTGTGGCTCCGTCTCCGGACGCCACGGCCAAGGCACTGCCGGGAGCGCGCGGCGCGGAGGTGGACGGAGTGCACGTGCATTCAGTGCGGCTGCGCGGGCTGGTTGCCCACCAGGAAGTGCTTCTGGGCGGGCCGGGCGAGCAGCTGACCATCCGGCATGATTCCTTCGACCGCGCCTCCTTCATGCCCGGTGTCCTGCTGGGCCTGCGGCAGGTCGCCGGCCATCCCGGACTGACCGTCGGACTTGACGGCTACCTCAACCTGAACGACTAA